One Streptomyces sp. NBC_01217 genomic region harbors:
- a CDS encoding helix-turn-helix domain-containing protein — protein sequence MTLPPETLGALLRGFRHAAGMTLEELSEASGVSDRAIGDAERGKSLGPQTRTVRALAEALGLGQKDTDHLLDVAREGRRRNYKERTAALGLCDLPPALPDFTGRTAEIEWLARNSRESTIRTLVISGAPGLGKTALLVQAAHHLAARFADGCFYLNLRGLDAHPLDPHEALARLLGAFGVRGPELPTDREERLTLFRRSVRDKEALVLLDNAAHETQLRSLLPGAGRSTFWIGSRRALTGLEHARRLPLSPLPQTDSTTLLESITAHRLRATPGSRDRDALERIAHLCGGLPLALRIAGNRLVSRPAWSAADLADRLSAEDLRLDRLSAGDLQVKSAFTLSYEQLSGSARLLFRRLSLVPGPDFSSTLGAVLTSFRLDEVEQMMDELIELGLLSAGTGDRVNFHDLIRLYAHRCLLDEEPRAQWEAARSAMNTWLLDTARTAGQLFEPGVSPTSTTSASDVLVDLPDRESAQAWLQTESVNWLAALHDAADAGRHRIVVDVAEAMHWFSDRWAFWGHWNTVFALARASAHAIGDADLEATHVNYLSWTYTFCRCQPDIGLSLAKEAEALARQAGGTVQEAWALVLQTFAAAELAEHTDAIPQAQRAAELFAAAGDKEGYAQAQLALARHLGGLKRLEEAVDTLNIVVDLVNDPRTAPVGHIADCTAMRALNSKALLLLELGDWEVAKQTAEQALALDSRVGIPALRGSAALSKARALKELGEEGEAVLFARDAVRSYSGANDISRGKAAQQLLDQWSDKADQV from the coding sequence GTGACTCTTCCACCGGAAACGCTGGGTGCGCTGCTGCGAGGATTCCGGCATGCCGCGGGTATGACGCTTGAGGAGCTCTCCGAGGCCTCCGGAGTCAGCGACCGTGCGATCGGTGACGCGGAGCGGGGCAAAAGCCTGGGCCCCCAGACCCGTACTGTCCGGGCACTCGCCGAGGCACTCGGCCTCGGGCAGAAGGATACCGACCACCTGCTGGACGTCGCGAGAGAGGGACGGCGCCGCAATTACAAGGAACGGACCGCCGCACTGGGCCTGTGCGATCTGCCACCGGCCCTGCCTGACTTCACCGGTCGCACCGCGGAGATCGAGTGGCTCGCCCGGAACAGCAGAGAGTCCACCATCCGGACGTTGGTGATCTCCGGGGCGCCGGGTCTGGGTAAGACGGCACTCCTGGTGCAGGCCGCTCACCATCTTGCCGCCCGGTTCGCGGACGGGTGCTTCTACCTGAATCTGCGTGGGCTGGACGCGCACCCGCTCGACCCGCATGAGGCGCTGGCCCGCCTGCTCGGGGCGTTCGGCGTACGAGGGCCGGAGCTGCCCACGGACCGTGAGGAACGCCTTACGCTGTTTCGCCGGTCTGTCCGGGACAAGGAGGCCCTGGTGCTCCTCGACAACGCCGCCCACGAAACACAGCTGCGCTCACTGCTGCCGGGCGCGGGCCGCTCCACCTTCTGGATCGGCAGCCGTCGTGCCTTGACCGGCCTGGAGCATGCACGACGTCTGCCTCTGTCGCCACTGCCCCAGACGGACTCCACCACCCTTCTGGAGTCCATAACCGCACACCGGCTCCGCGCCACCCCCGGCAGCCGCGACAGGGATGCTCTTGAGCGCATCGCGCACTTGTGTGGGGGGCTTCCCCTGGCCCTGCGCATCGCGGGGAACCGGCTGGTGAGCCGACCGGCATGGAGCGCAGCCGACCTGGCGGACCGGCTGTCGGCGGAGGACCTGCGCCTGGACCGGCTCTCCGCCGGAGACCTCCAGGTCAAATCCGCTTTCACGCTGTCCTACGAACAGCTCTCCGGTTCGGCCCGGCTGCTCTTCCGGCGGCTCTCCCTCGTCCCTGGCCCCGACTTCTCCTCCACCCTGGGCGCCGTACTCACCTCGTTCCGATTGGACGAGGTCGAGCAGATGATGGACGAACTCATCGAGCTGGGCCTGCTGAGCGCCGGCACCGGTGATCGCGTGAATTTCCACGACCTCATCCGTCTGTACGCCCACCGATGTCTGCTCGACGAAGAACCCCGGGCCCAGTGGGAGGCCGCTCGGTCGGCGATGAACACCTGGCTTCTGGACACGGCCCGCACGGCCGGGCAACTGTTCGAGCCAGGCGTGAGCCCGACGTCCACCACATCTGCTTCCGATGTTCTGGTCGACCTCCCGGACCGGGAATCCGCCCAGGCCTGGCTGCAGACGGAGAGTGTCAACTGGCTGGCAGCACTCCACGACGCTGCTGACGCCGGCCGGCACAGGATCGTGGTGGACGTGGCGGAAGCCATGCACTGGTTCTCCGACCGCTGGGCTTTCTGGGGCCACTGGAACACCGTGTTCGCCTTGGCACGCGCATCGGCCCACGCGATCGGCGACGCCGACCTGGAAGCCACTCACGTCAACTACCTGTCCTGGACCTACACGTTCTGCCGGTGTCAACCGGACATCGGCCTGAGCCTGGCCAAGGAAGCCGAAGCGCTCGCTCGGCAGGCAGGGGGCACGGTCCAGGAGGCCTGGGCCCTGGTCCTCCAGACCTTCGCGGCAGCGGAACTGGCAGAGCACACGGACGCGATCCCGCAGGCGCAGCGGGCGGCGGAGCTGTTCGCCGCAGCCGGTGACAAGGAGGGATACGCGCAGGCTCAGCTCGCTCTGGCCCGCCACCTGGGTGGCCTCAAGCGTCTTGAGGAGGCCGTTGACACCTTGAACATCGTTGTGGACCTGGTCAACGATCCGCGCACCGCCCCCGTGGGGCACATCGCCGACTGCACCGCGATGAGAGCCCTCAACAGCAAAGCGCTCCTGCTGTTGGAACTCGGTGACTGGGAGGTGGCAAAGCAGACGGCAGAACAAGCGCTCGCGCTGGACTCCCGGGTCGGAATTCCCGCGCTTCGTGGTTCAGCCGCCCTCAGCAAGGCGCGGGCACTGAAGGAACTGGGTGAGGAAGGAGAGGCCGTACTGTTCGCGCGGGACGCTGTGCGGTCCTATTCCGGGGCCAACGACATCAGTAGGGGCAAAGCGGCTCAGCAGTTGCTGGATCAGTGGTCGGACAAGGCTGACCAGGTCTGA